Proteins from one Rosa chinensis cultivar Old Blush chromosome 7, RchiOBHm-V2, whole genome shotgun sequence genomic window:
- the LOC112176536 gene encoding protein MODIFIER OF SNC1 1 isoform X3 — protein sequence MTSSMLSGDRRWASARRGAMTVLGKVPKPINLPSQRLENHGMDPSVEIVPKGTLSWGSRSSSASNAWGTSSLSPNTDGGTTSPSYLSGHISSGSGTRPSTAGSEKSHEPAASAWGPNSRPSSASGVLTSNQTSLASLRPRSAEPRPGSSQLSRFAEHSEHPVAWNAPGTAEKLGVTSSKNEGFSLTSGDFPTLGSEKDNSGKNAESQGDISVNASVKSGTGNSWKRENPSYNEDGGRPGMEKWQGNPQPYPGASVPPQHYDAWHGGPVHPQGGPVPHPQGGVWFRGPPGGPPFGAQVPPGGFPMEPFPYYPPQIPAAALANPQPVPPTGAGPRGHHPKNGEMYRPHMPEAYIRPGMPIRPGFYPGPVAFEGYYGSPMGYCNSNERDVPFVGMPAGPPVYNRYPSQSAPEPGRPSGYGPTSQTGLPEKIASGHPHDTRGPYKVLLKQHDGWDRRNEEQRSEVAVTTNASCLESEDQPRALSLENDWRSDRRKEGERDRRSERPASQNSDRGASSARVKVKSPESLGNMRAADAIPVKKLETEACGTQDIAQTLSAKDPSLIQKIEGLNAKARVSDGRGDTASVSIREEQRKTFQVNPKSNSSVNETGSGSATEIINSSHEVSSGISVSRGPAHGMHGKSDNRGRGRFNNQEGDGWGKKSLVSEPTSVVSTANSKVPSNVHVHDHLASMEATEKSGSYPQGRREDDSLTPMFDPNDSEAQRAKMKELAKQRTKQLQEEEEERTRRQMAKARAKLEELNRRTQVVDGSNQKFENSSSGDVQSKQEESQTSGEPLVAGRKYDPQVPAFGSNLNAVEQIKECISVEVAESTVPSIELPSERPKSAYKEEPIFMHDQPVPLQQQVTIANTAHHNTASQAHDNSISRQKQAPKQKQNTRLEKKSIGKNTSTSMTDTPNSQTDTVVNVSSSGGVGATSTALSTESSLTANSGGVGATSTALSTESSLTANSSAILESSSHPRKKNNRSGKNKQRAENSSSVAAISSSISNDTNHANTTIETGKPNVPNVDLDPSSVQSQTFSRDAYQSMEQHLSLPNEESQGRLSGQWKPQHSRRMPRNSQAIRHSEKFQSSDAVMWAPVRSQNKTDVTDDATPKTEAEAVSAVKSDHQVQNNSRNKRAEMERYVPKPVAKEMAHQGSTQQAMVSVVHQTAINENIRGADSGPPQGVENSQPSAAVGKAGFAIESRNGSSRQNKQVKAHGSWRQRGSTEPTNTQGFHEEPSYTSNVGQSDIVSVTEQPKNSDDWNDGWNMPDEPNTVVPVSASIAVKEQGIPGRRKQHPFKGQKTVANNHDHEQKKNYRGDADRIYTKSSASEMSQTELPSASKENQAVGERAIPHWQPKSQAFAANNHRGNRATGPQGAEPLSPTTDKDTTEHLAQHRHDQYKSERNNAGEGQNRRERKTTHKGRPGSPSHGPVSPVELAPPSMDARQEHQFQTGFRRNGNQNNRFSRGQESRGDWNYSGHDGRQQNPPANRDRQRHSSHLEYQPVGPYNSSDKFNNSEGPREGAQNSGGGRVKERVQGHSKRSGGNFHGRQSGTIRVVPDME from the exons ATGACGTCGAGTATGTTGTCTGGGGATCGGAG GTGGGCTTCTGCCAGAAGAGGTGCAATGACTGTTTTAGGGAAAGTCCCGAAGCCTATAAATTTACCCAGTCAGAG GTTAGAAAATCATGGTATGGATCCATCTGTGGAAATTGTTCCCAA GGGCACTCTCAGTTGGGGCAGTAGATCATCATCTGCATCAAATGCATGGGGTACCTCATCACTTTCTCCAAATACTGATGGTGGCACCACTTCACCAAGTTATCTCAGTGGCCACATTTCTTCAGGAAGTGGCACTCGACCGTCAACTGCTGGTAGTGAAAAATCTCATGAACCTGCTGCTAGCGCGTGGGGTCCAAACTCTAGGCCATCATCGGCCTCTGGGGTATTGACATCAAATCAGACGTCACTGGCATCATTGCGCCCTCGCAGTGCAGAACCAAGGCCTGGTAGTTCACAGTTGTCAAGATTTGCTGAACACTCTGAACATCCAGTGGCATGGAATGCTCCTGGGACTGCAGAAAAATTG GGAGTGACGTCATCAAAGAATGAAGGGTTTTCTCTCACTTCTGGTGACTTTCCGACTCTTGGTTCAGAAAAGGATAATTCTGGAAAGAATGCTGAGTCTCAAG GTGATATCTCTGTAAATGCAAGTGTGAAGAGTGGAACTGGTAATTCATGGAAAAGAGAGAATCCCTCATACAATGAAGATGGAGGTAGACCTGGTATGGAGAAGTGGCAGGGAAATCCCCAGCCTTACCCTGGTGCTAGTGTCCCGCCCCAACATTATGATGCATGGCATGGTGGTCCTGTTCACCCGCAAGGTGGTCCAGTACCTCACCCCCAAGGTGGGGTTTGGTTTAGAGGTCCTCCAGGGGGTCCTCCTTTTGGAGCCCAGGTCCCTCCTGGTGGCTTCCCAATGGAACCATTTCCATATTATCCTCCACAAATTCCAGCTGCTGCTCTTGCGAACCCACAGCCTGTTCCTCCAACTGGAGCAGGACCAAGGGGACACCATCCTAAAAATGGAGAGATGTACAGACCTCATATGCCAGAGGCATATATCCGCCCCGGTATGCCAATTAGACCTGGATTTTACCCTGGTCCTGTGGCCTTTGAGGGATATTATGGTTCACCAATGGGATATTGCAATTCAAATGAACGAGATGTCCCATTTGTGGGAATGCCAGCTGGTCCTCCCGTCTATAACAGGTACCCTAGCCAAAGTGCTCCTGAGCCTGGCAGACCTAGTGGATATGGTCCCACCAGCCAAACAGGGTTACCGGAGAAAATAGCATCTGGTCATCCACATGATACACGTGGACCATACAAAGTTCTTCTGAAGCAGCATGATGGTTGGgatagaagaaatgaagaacagAGAAGTGAGGTTGCTGTAACAACCAATGCGTCATGTCTTGAGAGTGAGGACCAACCAAGAGCATTGTCATTGGAGAATGATTGGAGATCAGATCGCAGaaaggagggagagagggaTCGAAGGAGTGAAAGACCTGCTTCGCAGAATTCTGACCGAGGAGCTTCTTCTGCTCGTGTCAAAGTCAAATCCCCTGAAAGTTTGGGTAATATGAGGGCAGCTGATGCCATTCCAGTGAAGAAATTGGAAACTGAAGCCTGTGGCACACAAGATATTGCACAAACACTCTCTGCAAAAGACCCCagtctgattcagaaaatagagGGATTAAATGCCAAAGCACGAGTTTCTGATGGACGAGGTGATACTGCATCTGTTTCCATTAGGGAGGAGCAAAGGAAGACATTCCAAGTCAACCCTAAATCTAACAGTTCAGTAAATGAAACAGGTAGTGGCTCGGCCACTGAAATCATAAATTCCTCTCATGAAGTCAGCAGTGGAATTTCTGTCTCCAG GGGACCTGCTCATGGCATGCATGGTAAATCAGATAATCGTGGTAGAGGAAGGTTTAATAACCAAGAAGGCGACGGCTGGGGGAAGAAATCCTTGGTCTCTGAACCAACATCTGTGGTGTCAACTGCAAATTCAAAAGTTCCTTCTAATGTTCATGTGCATGACCACCTTGCGTCCATGGAAGCTACTGAAAAGTCTGGATCTTATCCACAAGGCAGACGTGAAGACGACTCATTGACACCAATGTTTGATCCAAATGATTCTGAGGCACAG CGTGCTAAGATGAAGGAGCTAGCCAAGCAACGTACCAAACAGCTtcaggaggaagaggaggagcggACAAGAAGGCAGATGGCGAAGGCTCGAGCAAAATTAGAAGAGTTGAACAGACGTACTCAAGTGGTGGACGGTTCAAATCAAAAGTTTGAAAATTCCTCCAGTGGTGATGTCCAGAGTAAACAAGAAGAATCTCAAACTTCTGGTGAACCATTAGTGGCCGGTAGGAAATATGATCCACAAGTCCCAGCTTTCGGTTCTAACCTCAATGCTGTTGAACAGATTAAAGAGTGCATCAGTGTTGAAGTTGCAGAATCAACTGTTCCATCAATTGAGCTACCTTCGGAGAGGCCAAAGAGTGCCTACAAGGAGGAGCCCATTTTCATGCATGATCAACCTGTGCCTTTGCAGCAGCAGGTTACTATTGCTAATACTGCTCATCACAACACTGCTTCCCAGGCTCATGATAACAGTATCTCAAGGCAGAAGCAGGCACCTAAACAAAAGCAGAACACTCGGTTGGAAAAGAAGTCTATTGGGAAGAATACTTCCACTAGTATGACTGACACACCAAATAGCCAGACAGATACAGTGGTTAATGTGTCCTCATCTGGTGGAGTTGGAGCTACTTCAACCGCATTGAGTACTGAGTCAAGCCTGACTGCAAATTCTGGTGGAGTTGGAGCTACTTCAACCGCATTGAGTACTGAGTCAAGCCTGACTGCAAATTCTAGTGCTATACTTGAGTCATCTTCTCatccaagaaagaaaaataacagaAGTGGCAAGAACAAGCAGAGAGCAGAGAATTCATCATCTGTGGCTGCTATATCATCATCTATATCAAATGATACAAATCATGCAAACACCACTATAGAAACTGGAAAACCAAATGTACCTAATGTGGATTTAGATCCTAGCTCAGTTCAGTCACAGACCTTTTCTAGGGATGCATATCAGTCGATGGAGCAGCACTTGTCTCTACCAAACGAAGAATCTCAAGGTAGATTAAGTGGCCAGTGGAAACCTCAGCATTCTCGCCGGATGCCTAGGAATTCACAAGCAATCAGGCACTCGGAAAAATTTCAAAGCAGCGATGCTGTTATGTGGGCACCAGTGCGGTCACAGAACAAAACTGATGTAACTGATGATGCCACCCCCAAAACCGAAGCTGAGGCTGTCAGTGCTGTAAAGAGCGACCATCAAGTGCAAAATAATTCAAGAAATAAGAGGGCGGAAATGGAGAGATATGTTCCAAAGCCTGTAGCTAAAGAAATGGCACATCAAGGAAGCACTCAACAAGCAATGGTTTCTGTAGTGCATCAGACTGCAATAAATGAGAACATCAGGGGAGCAGATTCTGGTCCTCCTCAAGGTGTCGAAAATTCTCAACCTAGTGCTGCAGTGGGAAAAGCAGGTTTTGCCATAGAATCCAGGAATGGGAGTAGCAGGCAAAATAAGCAGGTAAAAGCACATGGGTCGTGGCGACAACGGGGATCAACAGAACCAACCAACACGCAAGGTTTCCATGAGGAACCATCATATACTTCAAATGTTGGTCAGAGTGATATTGTCTCAGTGACAGAGCAACCAAAGAATTCTGATGATTGGAATGATGGATGGAACATGCCGGATGAACCCAACACTGTTGTACCAGTCTCTGCATCTATTGCTGTAAAAGAACAGGGAATACCCGGAAGACGAAAGCAGCATCCATTTAAGGGACAAAAAACTGTGGCAAATAATCATGATCATGAGCAAAAGAAAAACTATAGGGGGGATGCTGACAGAATCTACACCAAATCTTCAGCCTCTGAAATGAGTCAAACAGAGTTACCTTCTGCTTCTAAAGAGAATCAAGCTGTTGGGGAACGTGCAATTCCTCATTGGCAGCCCAAATCTCAGGCATTTGCAGCCAATAATCATCGAGGAAACAGGGCTACTGGTCCCCAAGGTGCAGAGccactctcaccaacaactGACAAAGATACCACTGAACATCTGGCTCAGCATCGACATGATCAATACAAGTCTGAAAGAAACAATGCAGGGGAAGGACAGAACAGGAGGGAGAGGAAAACAACACACAAGGGACGTCCCGGCTCCCCAAGTCATGGTCCTGTCAGCCCAGTCGAACTGGCTCCTCCTAGTATGGATGCTAGACAAGAGCATCAGTTTCAAACGGGGTTTCGAAGGAATGGAAACCAAAACAACCGTTTCAGCAGAGGGCAAGAGTCTCGTGGGGATTGGAATTACTCGGGGCATGATGGTAGGCAGCAAAACCCCCCTGCAAATCGGGACAGGCAGAGGCACAGTTCCCATTTGGAGTACCAGCCAGTTGGGCCATACAACAGCAGTGACAAATTTAACAATTCCGAGGGACCTAGAGAAGGTGCTCAGAATTCAGGTGGTGGAAGGGTCAAGGAAAGAGTCCAGGGTCATTCGAAACGTAGTGGAGGGAATTTCCATGGGCGGCAAAGTGGCACTATTCGAGTAGTGCCGGATATGGAGTAG